The genomic window CGTTGGACGGACGCGATCGAGCACCTGGAAAATCGCATGTGTGAAGCAGCTAGCGATCGAATTTGATCCCCATATCTGATTCTGAAGTACACTTCATCTGTcccaatttaaaataaatttacctTTTACTCATATCAATATAAaaccaaaaatcaaaatatcctcATTTTAGCAAATCACAATACAATTATCTATTTCTTTATCTACGgttaatatatttatttctaattttataaacttcgatacaaataattattatttttaaaaaaatcttatctGTGAGACGGCGGAGTGAGTAGCCAAAGGCTAGCGGCTCACGACGCTCACAcgtatacgtacgtactccTACGACATAACGCGCTTGCTTCTCTTTGCTTGCCTCGAGACGCAGTACATACGCCACCTGCCGCGCCCACCTCCTGCTGATACACACACGCACGACAGCTCGCGTGGCGTGTGCGTAaacgccgcgcccgcgcccgcgcgcggcgACTCGGAAACGCGAGACGACCGACGCAGagcaaccgatcgatcgagcacgcAGCCAACTAAATTTTCTCCCGTGTGTGACGCACGCCGGGTCGCCGCCCAGCCGGCCGCATTCGCCGCCAGCTACTACGTGATTCGATCACAGTTAATATATTTATCTCGTCATGATTATATGCCTAATTAATCTTTTTCTGTCACCGTTTCATACGCGAGCGAGCTAACACTAGCAGTACAATTGTACAAAATGCATGTCGATTTCCAGTGAAAAGGGTTAGAGGAGTAGTTGGTCGATCGCCTGTCTGTCCTCAGTGGAGCACAGCGAAAATGGATGAAGAAAAGGCACGGGGAGAGAGGGCCAATTAGAGCCAAAAGACGCGGTTtagctactagtagtattaCGTAGCGCGCACTAGTGCACTACTACTGTCTACTGCTCACAGTGGTTGTGGATAGCAACGTACGACGGCGAGCCATTTGCAGTACAAATGTACAAAAGGACGCGAGTACTATTATATATGACCCTCTGGAATGGATCATTCCAAGCAACCCGGGTAGGTTCGTCCTTCCGACGTTTTCCCACTACGGCCAGGTTCACTGAATCCATGCACGCATTTAACTATCGACCGCTGGGCAGGGTTattctccaaaattttcattGGATTTAAGAGGATCTGAGTATAATAAATtagaaagtactccctccatactcgtaaagaaagtcgtttaggacaacgacacggtcttcaaaacacaactttaacttcttatttctataaaaatatttattgaaaagtgatatatgtatacttttatgaaagtatttttcaagacaaatctatacatataatttttacattttcaaactcaacaacttaaaagttattcatgatttatattcccaaggtttgacttaaacattgtcctaaacgacttcctttatgagtatggagggagtataagctaATCTAGGGTAAGTCCTAACTGCTTTAGACCATTATTAGACGTGACTTCACCCCTGCACACATGTACACTCGAGTTTCGGTTTTCCATTTAACTACTAGGTGCTCCACCGCACAGTTACATAAAAATCTCTAAAAATATTGGGAAAAAAAGGGGTATGGGACATCATCCCATATGGACGCGCAGGATGATACGGCACCGCACCTCCGCCCATGCGCACGGTTGAGAAAGGTGTGTGCGGTGTGCCACCACTGCTGCTTGGTCGACTGGTATCGTTCTAGCTGATTGATGAGATcaaggcggcgatggaggagcgCTATCCTAACACGTCCACTTCAAGGCTATCTCTAGTTACATTGACAACATCTTCTCCTGCACCTTGGATGCCCAGCGCGACCTTCTAAATCCCACCTTTGGCTCATCTACAACTTCCGCCGCAAGAAATTCACCATTGAGGAGCTCGTCATCCTTTTCTGGCATGCATGCCATTGATGTCGGCCAACAATCCCCCTCCACACTCACCTCACTGGCTCATTGCACCACTAGAACAAATATAATTAACCTCCTCGCCGATAACTTGCACAACTAGGAGTGGCCCCGTTGTTTCCCTCATTCTTGCTAAAGCTAAGGGGAGGTGGAGTTCTTGTACAACAATTACTACCACAACAATCTAGCGAGGGTCGTCACCTTCAACTCCGACTAGTGTTGATGGGAAAGGAGGCGCGGCCATGTGAGAGAGTACTCCAAGAATAGCACATTATAGGATGTACTTATAAGTACCCATCCTATTACCGCACGAGTGCCACGTCTGATATATGCCTGCTAACCAGGATTAGTATCTATGAGTATCAGGCTGGTAACTACATATTCGAACATAGTATAATACCGTTTTGCGAAAAAAAAGGGCACTCCCTCCATTGTAAAATATAGCATCTTAGGATTAAATTAGATATTTTCTCATGTCTAGATTCTTAATACTGGAATGAAGGAAAAGTAACTAGACTATTGCTTTAAATATCTTTTACCACGTAACAGAGAACCTATGATATAAGGCATAATATAATTAGACCAATTGAAGAAGTTCCAGGATTTAATTCATATCTTCCAAAAACCTTTTAATGTTTCTCTCTTCATGCTTAAAAGCAGAAGAGACTCATTTAATCACCCCTTAAATTTGCACTCCCTTCAATTGTCTCCACAAGAAACTTCCAGATTCACATTTAATGACACTCCAAAATACACCACatattaaatcaattaaatcaatACATGCAACTTTGTGCTTACACTCCATATCACACATTCACACTGGATACAACAACAGTAGTAGTATCTCCACTCTCCACTGGCCACTGTGTCGGCCACCTGTCACCCAAACCAAGCAAAAACCAGGCAGACTCCGCCTCAAACCCAgcagcgccgcgcgcgcgcgcgcgcgacgcgccCGCGCTcgtgtcgcgtcgcgtcgcgcccACAAAACCCAGCAGCGGCTAGCCGCAACCGCGCGCGCCCTCCTCGcccacctataaataccccctcctctcccctctccctcctcaccgccgcagcagagagcgagcgagagagacaAACACACGCAGAGCTCGAGAATGAGGGGAGGAGTGAAGCTggtgggcggaggcggaggcggggtggcggcgacgtcgtcgtcggcggcggcaggtggtggtggtgggcaccCGGGGATGtggaggacgccgacgccgtaCCTTTTCCTGGGGTTCGCGGTGATGATGGGCCTCATCGCGGTGGCGCTGCTCGTGCTGGTCTGCACGCGCCGCAAGAACCACGGCGAcgcggggtcgtcgtcgtcggcgtcggcggcggcgtcggtcaAGGTGCTGGTGCCGCTCGACCGGGAGCCCAAGGTGGTCGTCATCATGGCCGGCGACACCGCGCCGTCCTTCCTCGCCAGCGCCAAGCCGCTCTCCTCCTTcgtcctccccccgccgccgccaccggccgccgccggcgagccgtaGGGGAAACCGCCCGTGCTGCAAGTTGCGCGTGGGACCAATTTTGTTCGTGAGATTTGCTACTaggaattaattt from Oryza glaberrima chromosome 6, OglaRS2, whole genome shotgun sequence includes these protein-coding regions:
- the LOC127777399 gene encoding protein GLUTAMINE DUMPER 6-like, which produces MRGGVKLVGGGGGGVAATSSSAAAGGGGGHPGMWRTPTPYLFLGFAVMMGLIAVALLVLVCTRRKNHGDAGSSSSASAAASVKVLVPLDREPKVVVIMAGDTAPSFLASAKPLSSFVLPPPPPPAAAGEP